From a region of the Salvelinus alpinus chromosome 2, SLU_Salpinus.1, whole genome shotgun sequence genome:
- the LOC139560247 gene encoding thiol S-methyltransferase TMT1A-like encodes MTFLMNFFTFIVKVVTLPLQLMEVVGIYGIYKRVFPFLIYKISFTYNKKMNDKKKDLFSNLSEFTKGNGPLRILEIGCGSGANFEFYPSGCKVICTDPNPNFEKYLQKSLAVNDHLTFERFVVAFGEDMGAVKDDSVDVVVCTLVLCSVNDIRRTLQEAHRILRLGGALYFLEHVVADPSSWTYFFQHVFQPIWYYFGDGCEVVRATWKHLETAGFSELKLRHIEAPLNFMIKPHIIGYAVK; translated from the exons ATGACTTTTTTAATGAATTTCTTTACGTTTATTGTCAAGGTAGTAACGTTGCCACTACAATTAATGGAAGTGGTTGGCATATATGGCATCTACAAGCGTGTCTTTCCATTTCTAATTTACAAGATATCTTTCACCTACAACAAGAAAATGAACGACAAAAAGAAGGATCTTTTCAGCAATCTCTCAGAGTTCACCAAAGGCAATGGCCCGCTTCGCATTTTGGAGATTGGTTGCGGAAGCGGGGCTAACTTTGAATTCTACCCGTCTGGTTGCAAGGTGATTTGCACCGACCCCAATCCTAACTTCGAGAAGTATCTACAAAAAAGTCTGGCTGTCAATGATCACCTAACATTTGAAAGATTTGTGGTCGCTTTCGGAGAGGACATGGGGGCAGTGAAAGATGACTCGGTGGACGTTGTCGTCTGCACGCTGGTGCTGTGTTCTGTCAACGACATACGGCGAACATTGCAGGAAGCGCATCGCATATTGAGGCTT GGTGGTGCGCTGTACTTTTTGGAGCATGTAGTGGCAGACCCATCTTCTTGGACATACTTCTTCCAGCACGTCTTCCAGCCGATATGGTACTACTTTGGGGATGGATGTGAAGTAGTCAGGGCGACATGGAAACATCTGGAGACTGCTGGGTTCTCTGAGCTCAAACTGAGGCACATCGAGGCACCACTCAACTTCATGATCAAACCACATATTATAGGCTATGCTGTCAAGTAA